DNA from Bacteroides zoogleoformans:
ACATGAGTTTGCCCGGTTAATCAATAAAAACGGTGAGATAAGCCTGAATAAGACCATCACCTCTTTAGGAGGAGCTTATTTGTTTCTCGCATTGATGAGTTTCTGCACGCAACAGAATGCAGGAGCACGTGTGTTCCTGCCCTATTTGGCATTGCTGCTCTATCTGATGATAACGGAATTGTATCTTAAGAGAAAGAACCCTGTCGGCAATTGGGCCTACTCCATGCTGAGCCAACTATACATCGCGTTACCTTTTGCCTTGTTGAATGTACTTGCTTTTCAAAATTCACCGGAAACAGGCAGCGTGAGCTATAACCCCATCCTGCCATTATCCATCTTCGTATTTATTTGGCTGAGCGACACCGGAGCTTATTGTGTAGGGTCATTGATAGGAAAGCACCGCTTATTCGAGCGCATATCGCCGAAAAAGTCGTGGGAAGGAAGCATTGGTGGCGGAGCATTCTCCATAGCCTCTTCCTTTGCTTTTTCCCACTTTTTTCCTTTCATGTCAGGGTGGCAATGGGCCGGTTTGGCAACAGTTGTCGTCATTTTCGGTACATGGGGAGATTTGAGCGAATCATTGATGAAGCGACAATTGGGCATCAAGGACTCCGGCAATATTTTACCGGGACATGGCGGAATGCTCGATCGCTTTGACAGTGCGCTGATGGCTATTCCCGCCTCGGTAGTCTACCTATATGCCCTGACGCTATAGACGGCCTCATTGCAACTGTATGTCCGATAAGTCCGAAAGATTCACTTTCTTGATATTACTGTTGGGACTCTTCAAATCGAATGCCACTTCCACCTTCCCATTCTTTTTTGAGTTGATTTTCAGCTTGATGCCTTTGACATCGTGCGTAATCTTCAAACTATTCAGATTGTAGGACACGGCGGCATAAGCAAAGCGACCGGTCAAATCATCATAATCATTGTAGCGCAGTTCCAGGTGGATATAACCGTCGCCGGCATATAAATCATTATCCTCCTGCGGACGCACCAAACTGATGCGGTGCCTCTTTGCAGACGGCAGGTTCTGAAGGAAAAAGATATTCATATAACCGCCACTGACGCTTATATCACCCTTATATATCAGAATAGGATCATTGCCTAATTCTTTTTCGGTTTCGGGGGTCAATGTTTCTACCCCTTTCGTCAGCACATTTCTCAGTTTCAGCAACTTTACGGCATGGTCGTATCCCTGATAGTTATCCCACAAAGGATTAAAAACCGTCAGTACACGCTGCCCATCTGCCGCCTCGTACCATCCGAGATCGGTATTCACAGGCCAAAGGGTTCCCCAGGTATCACAATTCAGATAGAAAGCATTTCCCGTAACGCGCACGGTGGCCCACAAAGGCGGAGTAAAATCACCTACCGAATATCCTTCGGAATCCCCACACGACTGCAATGACGGCATCAACGTCAGGCATATTGCCATAAATAACCAATGTAATGTTCTCATAATTTTTTTCATTTGTTTCTATCTGAAAAACTCAAAAGCCGGACATTTACTGCACCGGCTTCTGAATTTTAACAAGAAATTTTTAGTATCGCCACACCTTTTACTCAATTTGTCTCCGTTCTCTAAGCAATGCCACCATCTTCAAGGCCGCCTGCCGAGGGGCGCCCGCTTCACCCAAACGGGATGCTACATCTTCGTAGCCGCCAATCATCTGCTTCCGATATTCTCCATCATACAAGATACGGCCCAACTCCGAACTTATTCTATCCACCGTCATGGCATCGGCAACCAACTCTTTTACCACCTCACGGTCGGCTATCAGATTAACCAAAGAAATATATTTTACTTTCAGTACATGCCGTTTCAGAAAGGCCATAATCTTCCCAATCGGCGTATGGTAACAAACAGCCTGCGGCACACGAAACAAAGCCACCTCGAGTGTTGCCGTCCCCGAAGTAACCAATGCCGCCTTAGCCTGCCGCAATAATGGATACGTTTTATTGAAAAGGATTTTCACATCGCCCCCTCCCACATATTGCTTATAGAATTCCGGGGAGATGCCGGGAGCGCCGGCCAGCACCGGCTGGCAATCGGGGAAAGATGCCGCCGCCCGAAGCATATCCGGCAGGTTGTCCTTGATTTCCTGCTTGCGACTACCGGCCAACAAGGCTATAATCGGTTTCCCGGAAAGTCCGTTGACATGCACAAAGTCTTCAAAAGTCTCGGAGCCGGAAGCGAGAAAGGCAGCCACCTCATCTACCGTAGGATTACCCACGTAATGTATGGGGTAGCCGTGTTTCCCCTCAAAGAAATTCACCTCGAACGGCAGTATGGAAAACAACTCGTTTACATCCCGCTTGATATCCTTGATGCGATATTCCTTCCACGCCCAAATCTTAGGAGATATGTAATAGAAGACCGGAATCCGAGTATGTGCATGCACGAATTTGGCAATACTCAAATTAAAGCCCGGATAGTCGACTAAAATCAGCACATCGGGCTGCCATGCCACAACATCTTCCTTACAAAGCTTCATATTGGCAAAGATTGTGCGCAGATGCAACAGC
Protein-coding regions in this window:
- a CDS encoding phosphatidate cytidylyltransferase, which produces MKNNFIQRAVTGLLFVTVLVGCILYSPLSFGILFTIVSALSIHEFARLINKNGEISLNKTITSLGGAYLFLALMSFCTQQNAGARVFLPYLALLLYLMITELYLKRKNPVGNWAYSMLSQLYIALPFALLNVLAFQNSPETGSVSYNPILPLSIFVFIWLSDTGAYCVGSLIGKHRLFERISPKKSWEGSIGGGAFSIASSFAFSHFFPFMSGWQWAGLATVVVIFGTWGDLSESLMKRQLGIKDSGNILPGHGGMLDRFDSALMAIPASVVYLYALTL
- a CDS encoding NigD1/NigD2 family lipoprotein; translated protein: MRTLHWLFMAICLTLMPSLQSCGDSEGYSVGDFTPPLWATVRVTGNAFYLNCDTWGTLWPVNTDLGWYEAADGQRVLTVFNPLWDNYQGYDHAVKLLKLRNVLTKGVETLTPETEKELGNDPILIYKGDISVSGGYMNIFFLQNLPSAKRHRISLVRPQEDNDLYAGDGYIHLELRYNDYDDLTGRFAYAAVSYNLNSLKITHDVKGIKLKINSKKNGKVEVAFDLKSPNSNIKKVNLSDLSDIQLQ
- the lpxB gene encoding lipid-A-disaccharide synthase, translating into MKYYLIVGEASGDLHASHLMSALKEEDAQAEFRFWGGDLMAAVGGTMVKHYKEMAYMGFIPVLLHLRTIFANMKLCKEDVVAWQPDVLILVDYPGFNLSIAKFVHAHTRIPVFYYISPKIWAWKEYRIKDIKRDVNELFSILPFEVNFFEGKHGYPIHYVGNPTVDEVAAFLASGSETFEDFVHVNGLSGKPIIALLAGSRKQEIKDNLPDMLRAAASFPDCQPVLAGAPGISPEFYKQYVGGGDVKILFNKTYPLLRQAKAALVTSGTATLEVALFRVPQAVCYHTPIGKIMAFLKRHVLKVKYISLVNLIADREVVKELVADAMTVDRISSELGRILYDGEYRKQMIGGYEDVASRLGEAGAPRQAALKMVALLRERRQIE